The following coding sequences lie in one Lacerta agilis isolate rLacAgi1 chromosome 4, rLacAgi1.pri, whole genome shotgun sequence genomic window:
- the ALG8 gene encoding probable dolichyl pyrophosphate Glc1Man9GlcNAc2 alpha-1,3-glucosyltransferase, with amino-acid sequence MAASGGAGGGGGWFAALAFGVTLLKLLLVPTYHSTDFEVHRNWLAITHSLPVSQWYYEATSEWTLDYPPFFAWFEYGLSHVAKYFDKEMLVIQNLNYSSYPTILFQRLSVIFTDVLFIYAVRECCRCVNGKRGAKEPLENPQLVLSVLLLWNFGLLIVDHIHFQYNGFLFGFMLLSIARLFQKRHLEGAFLFAVLLHFKHINLYVAPAYGVYLLRSYCFTANNSDGSLRWGSFSFLRLVALGFIVCFVSALSLGPFIVWGQLPQVLSRLFPFKRGLCHAYWAPNFWALYNALDKALSVIGLKYKFLDPAKMPKAAMTGGLVQEFQHTVLPSVTPLATLTCTAISMLPSVFCLWFKPQGPRGFLRCLVLCALSSFMFGWHVHEKAVLLAILPLSLLAVERSRDAGTYLILSTTGHLSLFPLLFTAPELPIKILLMLLFTVYSFSSLKAIFRKEGPLLNWLETIYLIGLIPLEILCEIVMPFTTWIVKFPFVPLLLTSVYCALGVTYAWLKLYVSAFAGPPAVRRKKE; translated from the exons ATGGCGGCGAGCGGAGGcgcaggaggcggcggcggctggttCGCGGCTCTGGCCTTCGGGGTCACGCTGCTCAAGCTGCTCCTCGTCCCCACGTA TCATTCCACAGATTTTGAAGTGCATAGGAACTGGCTGGCCATCACCCATAGCTTACCAGTCTCTCAGTGGTATTATGAG GCAACCTCTGAGTGGACCTTGGACTACCCTCCCTTCTTTGCATGGTTTGAGTATGGGCTTTCACATGTTGCCAAATACTTTGACAAAGAGATGCTGGTCATCCAGAACCTCAACTATTCCAGCTACCCAACCATTCTTTTCCAAAGGCTTTCGGTCATCTTCACAGATGTGCTCTTCATCTACGCAGTTCGCGA GTGCTGTAGATGCGTAAATGGGAAGCGAGGTGCAAAGGAACCTCTGGAGAACCCTCAGCTTGTCCTTTCAGTTCTCCTCTTATGGAATTTTGGCCTCTTAATTGTGGACC ACATTCATTTTCAGTACAATGGCTTTCTGTTTGGATTCATGCTGCTTTCCATTGCACGGCTATTCCAG AAAAGGCACTTGGAAGGGGCTTTTCTCTTTGCCGTCCTCTTGCACTTCAAGCATATCAACCTCTATGTCGCCCCAGCATATGGTGTGTACCTCCTCCGGTCCTACTGCTTCACTGCAAATAATTCAG ATGGATCCCTCCGATGGGGCAGTTTCAGTTTTCTTCGCTTAGTTGCCCTGGGATTCATTGTCTGCTTTGTTTCTGCACTTTCACTGGGACCATTTATTGTTTGG GGCCAGCTGCCTCAGGTCCTCTCTCGTCTCTTCCCTTTCAAAAGAGGCCTTTGCCATGCGTACTGGGCTCCTAACTTCTGGGCACTGTACAACGCCCTGGACAAAGCGCTCTCCGTTATTG GTCTGAAATATAAATTCCTTGACCCTGCAAAGATGCCCAAGGCTGCCATGACTGGAGGGCTAGTCCAGGAATTTCAACATACCGTCCTTCCTTCAGTGACTCCATTGGCAACTTTGACCTGTACTGCTATCTCTATGCTG CCCTCTGTTTTCTGTCTTTGGTTTAAACCCCAAGGGCCCAGAGGCTTCCTACGATGCCTGGTTCTCTGCGCGCTGAGCTCCTTCATGTTTGGGTGGCATGTGCATGAGAAAGCAGTCCTCCTCGCTATTCTCCCTCTGAG CTTGCTGGCTGTGGAGAGATCCAGAGATGCTGGCACCTATCTGATTCTGTCTACTACAGGACATCTTTCCCTTTTTCCTCTGCTGTTTACAGCACCGG AATTGCCTATTAAAATCTTGCTCATGCTGCTCTTCACGGTGTATAGCTTCTCCTCGCTGAAGGCTATATTCAG AAAAGAAGGGCCTCTGCTTAATTGGCTGGAAACAATCTACCTCATTGGTCTAATACCTCTGGAAATCTTGTGTGAAATTGTGATGCCTTTCACCACCTGGATAGTCAAATTCCCTTTCGTCCCTTTATTGCTCACCTCTGTATATTGTGCTCTAGGTGTCACGTACGCTTGGCTCAAACTGTACGTCTCTGCCTTTGCGGGACCACCAGCTGTCAGGCGAAAGAAAGAATAG
- the KCTD21 gene encoding BTB/POZ domain-containing protein KCTD21 codes for MSEPITLNVGGKLYTTSLSTLTSFPDSMLGAMFSGNLPTKRDSQGNCFIDRDGKVFRYILNFLRTSHLDLPEDFQEMGLLRREADFYQVQPLIEALQEKEVELSRAEKNAMLNISLDQRTQTVHFTVREAPQIYSLSSSNMEVFNAHIFSTSSLFLKLLGSKLYYCFNGNLSSISSYLQDPYHVTLDWVASVEGLPEEEYTRQNLNRLWVLPAKKQINSFQVFVEEVLKIAMSDGFCVDSSHPHASDFMNNKIIRLIRYK; via the coding sequence atGTCAGAGCCTATAACGCTAAACGTTGGTGGGAAGCTGTACACAACATCGCTGTCCACCTTGACCAGCTTCCCGGACTCCATGCTGGGTGCCATGTTCAGCGGGAACCTGCCAACCAAGAGGGACAGCCAAGGCAACTGCTTCATCGACCGGGACGGCAAGGTTTTCCGCTACATCCTCAACTTCCTGAGAACCTCCCACCTGGACCTCCCAGAGGACTTCCAAGAAATGGGCCTGCTCCGCCGAGAAGCAGATTTTTACCAGGTCCAGCCGCTGATCGAGGCCCTGCAGGAGAAGGAGGTGGAGCTCTCCAGGGCAGAGAAGAACGCCATGCTCAACATCAGCTTGGACCAGAGGACTCAGACGGTTCACTTCACCGTCCGGGAAGCTCCCCAGATCTACAGCTTGTCCTCTTCCAACATGGAAGTGTTCAACGCTCACATCTTCAGCACCTCCAGTTTGTTCCTCAAACTTCTGGGCTCCAAACTCTACTACTGTTTCAACGGCAACCTGTCCTCGATATCCAGTTACCTCCAGGATCCCTACCACGTGACCTTGGATTGGGTTGCCAGCGTGGAAGGGCTGCCGGAAGAGGAGTACACCAGGCAGAACTTAAACAGGTTGTGGGTCCTCCCGGCCAAGAAGCAGATCAACAGCTTCCAGGTGTTTGTAGAGGAGGTACTGAAAATCGCCATGAGCGATGGCTTCTGCGTCGACTCCTCTCACCCGCACGCCTCGGATTTTATGAACAACAAAATTATCCGGCTTATACGGTACAAGTAG